A genomic segment from Micromonospora echinaurantiaca encodes:
- the thrC gene encoding threonine synthase: MWRGLIDAFRDRLPVTDATPVVTLHEGNTPLLPAPVLSARLGCDVHLKVEGANPTGSFKDRGMTLAVSKAVEAGNKAIICASTGNTSASAAAYAARAGLTCAVLVPQGKIALGKLAQALVHGAKLLQVNGNFDDCLSLAAKLAQDYPVALVNSVNIDRLHGQKTAAFEIVEALGDAPDIHCLPVGNAGNISAYWMGYEEDLRDGNATRAPKMYGFQAAGAAPIVTGEVVREPSTIATAIRIGNPASWTRALDARDASGGLIEAVTDREILAAYRLLAREVGVFVELGSAASVAGLLQQAAAGRVPAGSTVVCTVTGHGLKDPEWAISTAPAPVTIANDPLAAARSLDLA, translated from the coding sequence ATGTGGCGGGGCCTGATCGACGCCTTCCGGGACCGACTGCCGGTCACCGACGCCACTCCCGTCGTCACCCTGCACGAGGGGAACACCCCGCTGCTGCCCGCGCCGGTGCTCTCCGCCCGGCTCGGCTGCGACGTCCACCTGAAGGTGGAGGGGGCCAACCCGACCGGCTCGTTCAAGGACCGGGGCATGACGCTCGCCGTCTCCAAGGCGGTCGAGGCCGGCAACAAGGCGATCATCTGCGCCTCCACCGGCAACACCAGCGCCTCCGCGGCGGCGTACGCGGCCCGGGCCGGGCTGACCTGCGCCGTGCTGGTGCCGCAGGGCAAGATCGCGCTGGGCAAGCTGGCCCAGGCGCTGGTGCACGGCGCGAAGCTGCTCCAGGTCAACGGCAACTTCGACGACTGCCTGTCGCTGGCCGCGAAGCTCGCCCAGGACTACCCGGTCGCCCTGGTCAACTCGGTCAACATCGACCGGCTGCACGGCCAGAAGACCGCGGCGTTCGAGATCGTCGAGGCGCTCGGCGACGCGCCGGACATCCACTGCCTGCCGGTCGGCAACGCCGGCAACATCTCGGCCTACTGGATGGGCTACGAGGAGGACCTGCGGGACGGCAACGCCACCCGCGCCCCGAAGATGTACGGCTTCCAGGCCGCCGGCGCGGCGCCGATCGTGACCGGCGAGGTGGTGCGGGAGCCGTCCACCATCGCCACCGCCATCCGGATCGGCAACCCGGCCAGCTGGACCAGGGCGCTGGACGCCCGGGACGCCTCCGGCGGCCTGATCGAGGCGGTCACCGACCGGGAGATCCTGGCCGCGTACCGGCTGCTGGCCCGGGAGGTCGGCGTCTTCGTGGAACTGGGTAGCGCGGCCAGCGTTGCCGGTCTGCTCCAGCAGGCCGCTGCCGGCCGGGTGCCGGCCGGCTCGACAGTGGTCTGCACGGTCACCGGGCACGGCCTGAAGGACCCGGAGTGGGCGATCTCCACCGCCCCGGCCCCGGTCACCATCGCCAACGACCCCCTCGCCGCCGCCCGCTCCCTCGACCTCGCCTGA
- a CDS encoding homoserine dehydrogenase: protein MRLALLGCGTVGGEVVRLLHEQSADLAARIGAPIEIAGIAVRRLNRDRGDLPVDPALFTTDALGLVKRDDVDVVVEVVGGIEPARGWLVEALRAGKSVVTANKALLAEDGAALHDAAAEGGGDLYYEASVAGAIPLLRPLRESLHGDRITQVTGIVNGTTNFILSAMDATGAGFAEALEEATELGYAEADPTADVEGFDAAAKAAILASLAFHTRVSAADVHREGITEVTAADVASAKAMGCTIKLLCIAARGADAAGRETVNVRVHPAMIPLTHPLASVGDAFNAVFVEAEAAGQLMFYGRGAGGAPTASAVLGDVVAVARNRLAGVRAASESAYADLSVRPMGEALTRYHISLDVADRPGVLAAVAGVFARHDVSIATVRQGSAAAGTSGGGRDDDAELVIVTHVAPDAALAATVGELRGLDIVRSVTSVLRVEGGF, encoded by the coding sequence GTGCGCTTGGCGCTGCTCGGCTGCGGCACGGTCGGTGGTGAGGTGGTCCGGCTGCTGCACGAGCAGTCGGCCGACCTCGCCGCCCGGATCGGCGCCCCGATCGAGATCGCCGGCATCGCCGTACGCCGCCTCAACCGCGACCGCGGTGACCTGCCGGTCGATCCGGCGCTGTTCACCACCGACGCGCTCGGCCTGGTCAAGCGCGACGACGTCGACGTGGTGGTCGAGGTGGTCGGCGGCATCGAGCCGGCCCGCGGCTGGCTGGTGGAGGCGCTGCGCGCCGGCAAGAGCGTGGTGACCGCGAACAAGGCGCTGCTCGCCGAAGACGGCGCGGCGCTGCACGACGCGGCCGCCGAGGGCGGTGGCGACCTCTACTACGAGGCATCCGTGGCCGGGGCCATCCCGCTGCTGCGCCCGCTGCGCGAGTCGCTGCACGGCGACCGGATCACCCAGGTCACCGGCATCGTCAACGGCACCACCAACTTCATCCTCTCCGCCATGGACGCCACCGGCGCCGGCTTCGCCGAGGCGCTGGAGGAGGCGACCGAGCTGGGGTACGCCGAGGCCGACCCGACCGCCGACGTGGAGGGCTTCGACGCCGCAGCCAAGGCGGCCATCCTGGCCTCGCTGGCCTTCCACACCCGGGTGAGCGCGGCCGACGTGCACCGGGAGGGCATCACCGAGGTGACCGCCGCCGACGTGGCCAGTGCCAAGGCGATGGGCTGCACGATCAAACTGCTCTGCATCGCGGCCCGGGGCGCGGACGCCGCCGGCCGGGAGACGGTCAACGTCCGGGTGCACCCGGCGATGATCCCGCTGACCCACCCGCTGGCGAGCGTGGGTGACGCGTTCAACGCGGTCTTCGTCGAGGCCGAGGCGGCCGGCCAGCTGATGTTCTACGGCCGCGGCGCCGGCGGCGCGCCGACCGCCAGCGCGGTGCTCGGCGACGTGGTGGCGGTGGCCCGCAACCGGCTCGCCGGCGTCCGCGCGGCCAGCGAGAGCGCGTACGCCGACCTGTCGGTGCGGCCGATGGGGGAGGCGCTGACCCGCTACCACATCAGCCTTGACGTGGCCGACCGTCCGGGCGTGCTGGCCGCGGTGGCCGGGGTGTTCGCCCGGCACGACGTCTCGATCGCGACCGTGCGGCAGGGCTCGGCGGCCGCCGGCACCTCCGGCGGCGGCCGGGACGACGACGCGGAGCTGGTCATCGTCACCCACGTGGCGCCGGACGCCGCGCTCGCCGCGACCGTCGGTGAGCTGCGCGGGCTGGACATCGTCCGCTCGGTGACCAGCGTGCTGCGGGTCGAGGGCGGATTCTGA